A region of Spiroplasma endosymbiont of Crioceris asparagi DNA encodes the following proteins:
- a CDS encoding SIS domain-containing protein: MEKHNFILLGVQLNQFPMWGLFLILFSVTLVITIAPWTLVKNKREIKKQVKKEIINKKIEEELKEKKMIFNYTEQELEQKKGIHTLKEIEQQPVIWNNIIDLIQKDYEKIDNFLNKNLTKDTRIIFSGAGTSEFIGNTLYPYFIEQGFDVQSVSTTDIVLQPKKFLSTTKRTLLVSFARSGNSPESVATFNLANQCLENVSHLIITCNKEGKLANIKSKDNVFIFLLPEESNDVSFAMTSSFTGMLCTALLILDKKNYKKNLEELKIISKQTKEDMQKNHLEIKKIANIDNKRITYLGSNSLKGIAQEAHLKVLELSAGDVTAFFNSPTGFRHGPKSILNKDSIVLLFMSNDEYTRNYDKDMINELYLQKQINKLVVFDYLEEKFILDRADVLIKTGTQKVKNDILQAINYIAMAQLYGFYKSLFLNKTPDNPCPTGEVNRVVKGVIIHDYKG; the protein is encoded by the coding sequence AAGCATAATTTTATTTTATTAGGAGTACAGTTAAATCAATTCCCAATGTGAGGATTGTTTTTAATTTTATTTTCAGTAACTTTAGTTATTACTATTGCCCCTTGAACATTGGTAAAAAATAAACGTGAAATAAAAAAACAAGTAAAAAAAGAAATTATAAATAAAAAAATAGAAGAAGAATTGAAAGAGAAAAAAATGATATTTAATTATACAGAACAAGAATTAGAACAAAAAAAAGGAATACATACTTTAAAAGAAATTGAACAACAACCAGTTATTTGAAACAACATAATTGATTTAATTCAAAAAGATTATGAAAAAATAGATAATTTTTTAAATAAAAATTTAACAAAAGACACTAGAATAATTTTTTCTGGTGCCGGAACTAGTGAATTTATTGGTAATACACTATATCCATATTTTATTGAACAAGGGTTTGATGTTCAATCAGTGTCAACAACAGACATAGTTTTACAACCAAAAAAATTTTTATCAACAACCAAAAGAACTTTATTAGTTTCATTTGCAAGAAGTGGTAATTCTCCAGAATCTGTTGCAACGTTTAATTTAGCAAATCAATGCTTAGAAAATGTTTCACACTTGATTATCACTTGTAATAAAGAAGGTAAATTGGCAAATATTAAATCAAAAGATAATGTCTTTATTTTTTTATTACCAGAAGAATCAAATGATGTTTCATTTGCAATGACTTCAAGTTTTACGGGAATGCTTTGCACAGCTTTATTGATTTTAGATAAAAAAAATTATAAAAAAAATCTTGAAGAATTAAAAATAATTTCTAAGCAAACAAAAGAAGATATGCAAAAAAATCATTTAGAAATTAAAAAGATAGCCAATATAGATAACAAAAGAATAACTTATTTGGGTTCAAATAGTTTAAAAGGAATTGCTCAAGAAGCACATTTAAAAGTCTTAGAATTATCAGCAGGAGATGTCACAGCATTTTTTAATTCACCAACAGGTTTTAGACACGGTCCCAAATCAATACTAAATAAAGATTCTATTGTTTTGTTGTTTATGAGCAATGATGAATATACAAGAAACTATGATAAGGATATGATTAATGAATTATATTTGCAAAAGCAAATAAATAAATTGGTTGTGTTTGATTATTTAGAAGAAAAATTTATTTTGGATAGAGCGGATGTTTTAATTAAAACTGGAACACAAAAAGTTAAAAATGATATTTTGCAAGCAATTAATTATATTGCAATGGCACAATTATATGGTTTTTATAAATCACTATTCTTAAATAAAACACCCGACAACCCTTGTCCAACAGGAGAGGTTAATCGTGTTGTTAAAGGAGTAATCATTCACGATTACAAAGGATAA
- a CDS encoding PTS transporter subunit EIIC encodes MKTKIETLNVSESSFKSKRSNDVNFGARLMVNLQKIGKALLYPIAVLPFAALLNRFGALATGYSHFGTTGEYDVLYWIGLIIGTPGAIVFNNIALIFAIGVGFGLSKDNRGESALVAAVLFLAITTYLKENGIQDLFYKNVLPFTYNDDKGVAHSASQLFYVPSYSVKPDGSTFVSGQTFILDIGVLGGIVSGGVTAMLYNKYSTIKLPQTLSFFGGRRFIPMLALSVSLPLALAFAIIWPWLQFILIKFGTLISSSDAWAIPGAMLYALVNRAVQPFGIHHIINTFLWFQLPIEGDMINSSGKIGLEGSNFANNLPTSDGLALMKNIAHHWASHPDINSDNWQNYFFNYGSQPKDVHPGKDGSQIVFGDINAFQKGIISGNFQTGYFPMYWGGLPAAALAMIMTAKPENRREVSTFLGGVALVAALTGIDEPIVFAFIFVGPILWAYNAIFTAIFAGIAIAMHMHIGFGFSAGFIDYVISFANSWGMSKWEGNVNGSLYGVLSNPLWMLVLAACIAPVYYFAFYFTIKKFDIKTPGREDMDVAIKPMASKSASLKGDKYVILAENIVDIIGEDNIVKVDNCATRLRLIVKDNSIGTDQEFKALGIFGTKRLGKEGLQLIIGTDVEHVANAMHDITNK; translated from the coding sequence ATGAAAACAAAAATAGAAACTTTAAACGTAAGCGAATCTAGTTTTAAATCAAAGCGTTCAAACGACGTTAACTTTGGTGCAAGACTAATGGTTAATTTACAAAAAATTGGTAAAGCTCTATTATATCCTATTGCTGTGTTGCCTTTTGCTGCGCTGCTAAATAGGTTTGGAGCTTTAGCTACAGGTTATTCACACTTTGGAACAACCGGTGAATATGATGTATTGTATTGAATTGGACTAATAATTGGTACTCCAGGTGCCATTGTTTTTAATAACATTGCATTAATATTTGCGATTGGTGTAGGATTTGGTTTATCTAAAGATAATAGAGGTGAATCAGCACTTGTAGCAGCCGTTTTATTTTTAGCTATTACAACATATCTAAAAGAAAATGGAATTCAAGATTTATTTTATAAAAATGTATTACCATTTACATATAATGATGATAAAGGCGTCGCACACAGTGCTTCACAACTATTCTATGTACCATCTTATTCTGTAAAACCAGATGGTTCAACATTTGTATCAGGACAAACATTTATTCTTGATATCGGTGTTCTTGGGGGGATTGTTTCTGGTGGAGTAACAGCGATGCTTTATAATAAATATTCAACCATTAAACTACCACAAACTTTATCATTCTTTGGTGGAAGAAGATTTATACCAATGTTAGCATTAAGTGTATCATTACCATTAGCATTAGCATTTGCAATTATTTGACCATGATTACAATTTATTTTAATTAAATTTGGTACTTTAATATCTTCATCAGATGCATGAGCAATTCCTGGTGCAATGCTATATGCACTTGTTAATAGAGCGGTGCAACCATTTGGAATTCACCACATTATTAATACATTCTTATGATTCCAATTACCAATTGAAGGAGATATGATTAATAGTTCAGGAAAAATTGGATTAGAAGGCTCAAATTTTGCTAATAATTTACCAACATCTGATGGTTTAGCATTAATGAAAAACATAGCACATCATTGAGCAAGTCATCCAGATATTAATAGTGATAACTGACAAAATTATTTCTTTAATTATGGTAGTCAACCAAAAGATGTACACCCAGGAAAAGATGGATCACAAATTGTATTTGGAGATATTAATGCATTCCAAAAAGGAATAATATCTGGTAACTTCCAAACCGGTTACTTCCCAATGTATTGAGGAGGACTACCAGCAGCAGCGTTAGCAATGATAATGACTGCTAAACCTGAAAATAGACGAGAAGTTTCTACTTTCTTAGGGGGGGTTGCCCTTGTTGCTGCCTTAACTGGAATTGATGAACCTATAGTATTTGCATTTATCTTTGTAGGACCAATCTTATGAGCTTATAATGCAATATTTACAGCAATCTTTGCAGGTATCGCTATTGCAATGCATATGCATATTGGATTTGGATTCTCAGCCGGATTCATTGATTATGTTATTTCATTTGCAAACTCATGAGGAATGAGTAAATGAGAAGGAAATGTTAATGGATCATTGTATGGAGTTTTATCTAACCCACTATGAATGTTGGTATTAGCTGCATGTATTGCGCCAGTTTATTACTTTGCATTCTACTTCACTATTAAAAAATTTGATATCAAAACACCAGGTAGAGAAGATATGGATGTTGCCATTAAACCAATGGCTTCAAAATCAGCTTCTTTAAAAGGTGATAAATATGTTATTCTTGCAGAAAACATTGTTGATATTATTGGTGAAGACAATATTGTTAAAGTAGATAATTGTGCAACTAGATTAAGACTAATTGTTAAAGACAATTCAATTGGTACCGATCAAGAATTTAAAGCTTTAGGAATATTTGGAACAAAACGTTTAGGTAAAGAAGGATTACAACTAATTATTGGAACGGATGTCGAGCATGTTGCAAACGCAATGCATGACATAACAAATAAATAA
- a CDS encoding SGNH/GDSL hydrolase family protein produces the protein MRKLLTPLLGIIIISASVSTVVACGNNKTSQKELDKVVGMDIDKSSASDEKPKNLQYGITDFYTIGDSLSDGGALFHALGFKAKALLDIIASDPKTLDPIVKNILVNYLHFNVSDFQLKNLITLAKAIIGYDSWKININLVNEKNESRNYYNDNGAAAIWLANKLGFNIDDTINGAEKPQGGLKFDYGFEVNINGKLKHKYGRNYAIAGSTAQEQSGISGILLNDWRISEQARVVVMQHKILPNDLVMMEIGGNDLYNLAATNNDKEKNALMNSSINDIRRAILTLVNNGVKKIMFLNAPDISLTPNIINLTSDKKRASEITKEFNNKVSATINDIENEYEESNLNIQKYNLFSKFNSIIENSQKEDVKTNITDSTVKFDFSKETKTNLENLKNLIENIIKEQKEGKFPLDALAIGSKIETFLKSINILVSDNESINKDNPADPKDGKGGYVFWDKIHPRTWVHKEIAQDMFDMLKK, from the coding sequence ATGCGTAAATTATTGACACCATTATTGGGAATAATAATAATTTCTGCTTCTGTTTCAACAGTTGTCGCTTGTGGTAATAATAAAACAAGTCAAAAAGAATTAGATAAAGTTGTTGGCATGGATATTGATAAAAGTAGTGCTAGTGATGAAAAACCTAAAAATTTACAATATGGAATCACTGATTTTTATACAATTGGTGATTCATTAAGCGATGGTGGAGCCTTGTTTCATGCTTTGGGGTTCAAAGCAAAAGCTTTACTTGATATTATTGCAAGTGATCCTAAAACCTTAGATCCTATTGTTAAAAATATTTTAGTGAATTATTTACATTTTAATGTATCTGATTTTCAATTAAAAAATTTAATTACTTTAGCAAAAGCGATTATTGGCTATGATTCATGAAAAATCAATATAAATTTAGTTAATGAAAAAAATGAATCAAGAAATTATTACAATGATAATGGAGCAGCAGCTATATGATTAGCTAATAAATTGGGATTCAATATAGATGACACAATAAATGGGGCTGAAAAACCTCAAGGCGGATTAAAATTTGATTATGGTTTTGAGGTTAACATTAATGGAAAACTAAAACATAAATATGGAAGAAATTATGCAATAGCTGGTTCCACAGCTCAAGAACAAAGTGGTATTTCTGGAATTCTTTTAAATGATTGAAGAATTAGCGAACAAGCAAGAGTAGTTGTAATGCAACATAAAATTTTACCTAATGACTTAGTTATGATGGAAATTGGGGGAAATGATTTATATAATTTAGCTGCAACAAATAATGACAAAGAAAAAAATGCATTAATGAATAGTTCAATAAATGATATTAGAAGAGCAATTTTAACATTAGTAAACAATGGTGTTAAAAAAATTATGTTTTTAAATGCACCAGATATTAGTTTAACACCCAATATAATTAATTTAACTAGCGACAAAAAAAGAGCAAGTGAAATTACTAAAGAATTTAATAATAAAGTTTCTGCAACAATTAACGACATTGAGAATGAGTATGAAGAAAGTAATTTAAATATTCAAAAATATAATTTATTTTCTAAATTTAATTCAATCATTGAAAATTCTCAAAAAGAAGATGTGAAGACAAATATAACAGATTCTACTGTTAAATTTGATTTTTCAAAAGAAACAAAAACAAATTTAGAAAATCTAAAAAACTTAATTGAAAATATAATCAAAGAACAAAAAGAAGGTAAATTTCCACTTGATGCCTTAGCAATAGGTTCAAAAATTGAAACCTTTTTAAAAAGTATAAATATATTAGTTTCTGATAATGAATCAATTAATAAAGATAATCCCGCTGATCCAAAGGATGGCAAAGGTGGATATGTATTTTGAGATAAAATTCACCCAAGAACTTGGGTTCATAAAGAAATAGCTCAAGATATGTTTGATATGTTAAAAAAATAA
- a CDS encoding PTS fructose transporter subunit IIABC — MDIIKKDYIFLDLEIQNQQQLFEKVAEISFENNLIKNKENLINAFLEREKIDSTYLEDGFAIPHARDKSVLESAVFFIRTNKEIQWTDKEATKQFILLVIPEGNGEYLDILSGIATKLMDKEFKNKLKVSTNIEEILELLKEKNKQKTSNIVGDDALTIVGVSACATGVAHTYMARDAILAAGKELNWNVYCETQGQKGIEFKLTDQQIKDADAVILATDISVDLERFANKKIYKVGTKALIADPVNHLRSAVSKGKKMQIGNDGKGVFDVKTDKAWIGHIMSGISYMIPFIVFAGIIFAVGTGIGKIVYGKWLDYNGDLNGLNYVQKNIHINSDWSKDYLTPNGDGTYTAHINGYCIAIFYLLNKFANVGFTVMIPVMGAYIANSIAGRSAIAPAFVLTWAGANTNLWLHWSFISDKLVNNYPSNGGGIFAALFFGFVIGYTIKWINTKWKIHRIIQPIMPIIIIPVFVSLIYGLITILFLGNIFGILIGYVNQGLQDLEATQFGMAGLGLILGLLAGVDMGGPINKIASFGATALIFTDGGKAMGCAAAAFAVAPIGCGLSTYIFKKRLKNDKPLGINALILGFMGISEGAIPFAVKYTWAVIFANIIGSGVAGMMAGLLHVSGWVGAWGGPIIALFGGVTSWDMSYIGILWYLLAIFAGVVFQIIIFRFLLVVKDNGGFRGLKIKNVLSDKIETENFVTNK; from the coding sequence ATGGATATTATAAAAAAAGATTATATATTTCTAGATTTAGAAATTCAAAATCAGCAACAACTTTTTGAAAAAGTTGCAGAAATATCATTTGAAAATAACTTAATTAAAAATAAAGAAAATTTAATTAACGCTTTTTTGGAAAGAGAAAAAATTGATTCTACATATCTAGAAGATGGATTTGCAATTCCTCACGCAAGGGATAAATCCGTTTTAGAGTCTGCAGTATTCTTTATTAGAACTAATAAGGAAATCCAATGAACAGATAAAGAAGCAACAAAACAATTTATTCTTTTAGTTATACCAGAAGGAAATGGTGAATATTTAGACATTTTAAGTGGCATTGCTACCAAATTAATGGATAAAGAATTTAAAAATAAATTAAAAGTTTCTACTAATATAGAAGAAATTTTAGAATTACTAAAAGAAAAAAATAAACAAAAAACAAGTAACATTGTTGGTGATGATGCACTAACAATTGTTGGTGTAAGCGCTTGTGCAACCGGAGTTGCTCACACATACATGGCAAGAGATGCAATATTAGCAGCTGGTAAAGAATTAAATTGAAATGTTTATTGTGAAACACAAGGACAAAAAGGAATTGAATTCAAACTAACAGATCAACAAATTAAAGACGCAGATGCAGTTATTTTGGCAACAGACATTTCTGTTGATCTAGAAAGATTTGCCAATAAAAAAATATATAAAGTAGGAACAAAGGCTTTAATTGCTGATCCAGTTAATCATTTAAGAAGCGCTGTCTCAAAAGGTAAAAAAATGCAAATAGGAAATGATGGTAAAGGTGTCTTTGATGTTAAAACTGATAAAGCCTGAATTGGTCATATAATGAGTGGTATTTCATATATGATTCCATTTATTGTATTTGCTGGAATTATATTTGCTGTAGGAACTGGTATCGGAAAAATTGTATATGGAAAATGATTAGACTATAACGGAGATTTAAATGGTCTAAATTATGTGCAAAAAAATATTCACATTAATAGTGATTGATCAAAAGATTACTTAACACCAAATGGTGATGGAACATATACTGCGCATATCAATGGTTATTGTATTGCAATATTTTATTTATTAAATAAATTTGCGAATGTGGGATTTACAGTTATGATTCCAGTGATGGGAGCATACATTGCAAATTCAATTGCTGGTAGATCTGCAATTGCTCCAGCATTTGTTTTAACATGAGCAGGAGCAAATACAAACTTATGATTACACTGAAGTTTTATTTCAGATAAATTAGTCAACAACTATCCAAGTAATGGTGGAGGTATTTTTGCGGCATTATTCTTCGGATTTGTAATAGGATATACAATAAAATGAATAAATACCAAATGAAAAATTCATAGAATAATTCAACCAATCATGCCAATAATTATTATTCCTGTTTTTGTATCATTAATTTATGGTCTAATAACAATATTATTTTTAGGAAATATTTTTGGGATATTAATTGGTTATGTAAACCAAGGATTACAAGATCTAGAAGCTACTCAATTTGGAATGGCAGGTCTAGGATTAATCTTAGGATTGTTAGCCGGAGTTGATATGGGGGGACCAATTAACAAAATTGCTTCTTTTGGAGCAACAGCCTTAATCTTTACTGATGGAGGTAAAGCTATGGGTTGTGCAGCAGCAGCTTTTGCAGTTGCACCAATCGGTTGTGGTTTATCAACATATATCTTTAAAAAACGTTTAAAAAATGATAAACCTTTAGGAATCAATGCCTTAATCTTGGGATTTATGGGAATTTCTGAGGGAGCAATTCCCTTTGCAGTTAAATATACTTGAGCAGTAATTTTTGCCAATATTATTGGTTCTGGGGTTGCTGGAATGATGGCTGGTTTATTACATGTTTCTGGATGAGTTGGTGCCTGAGGGGGACCTATAATCGCCTTATTTGGTGGTGTAACAAGTTGAGATATGTCATACATTGGAATTCTTTGATATTTATTAGCAATATTTGCAGGTGTTGTTTTCCAAATTATTATTTTTAGATTTTTATTGGTTGTTAAAGATAATGGGGGATTTAGAGGATTAAAAATTAAAAATGTTTTATCTGATAAAATAGAAACCGAAAATTTTGTGACAAATAAATAA
- a CDS encoding MurR/RpiR family transcriptional regulator — translation MILDNIKIYASDKKNSYSNIAKKIIEIINETKAFHISVSELAKRVGCSQPTVTRFINIVSNKEGYRIFSIKINKEIKLYFEGELVNGDYVEDQNSIVEDIKNTFAGITKENIEGIVETIKGANKINVVSIGGNNSIKFEIEHTLAKIGKFVMIGYDWHQQLINIKYMQENDIVIAISYSGSKGEIISIINEAKRKNIKIILITGYFESESKKLADYVLNVYSKDAKFRAFSYSSRVCALALWNVIFKYLLMKEELSQDIIEAWQWKK, via the coding sequence ATGATCTTAGACAATATAAAAATTTACGCAAGTGATAAAAAAAATAGTTATTCAAATATAGCAAAAAAAATTATTGAAATTATAAATGAAACCAAAGCATTTCATATTTCTGTTAGTGAATTAGCCAAACGAGTTGGTTGTAGTCAACCGACAGTGACTAGATTTATTAATATCGTTAGTAACAAAGAAGGATATAGAATATTTTCTATAAAAATTAACAAAGAAATAAAACTTTATTTTGAGGGCGAACTAGTTAATGGTGATTATGTTGAAGATCAAAATTCTATTGTAGAAGATATTAAAAATACTTTTGCTGGAATCACAAAAGAAAACATTGAAGGTATAGTCGAAACAATTAAGGGTGCTAATAAAATAAATGTTGTTTCAATCGGTGGCAATAACTCAATTAAATTTGAAATTGAACATACACTTGCCAAAATAGGTAAGTTTGTTATGATTGGTTATGATTGACATCAACAATTAATAAACATTAAATATATGCAAGAAAATGATATAGTTATTGCAATTTCTTATTCAGGATCAAAGGGCGAGATAATATCAATAATTAATGAAGCTAAAAGGAAGAATATTAAAATCATTTTAATAACAGGTTATTTTGAAAGTGAATCAAAAAAATTAGCCGATTATGTTTTAAATGTTTATTCAAAAGACGCAAAGTTTAGAGCTTTTTCTTACTCATCTAGAGTATGTGCACTTGCATTATGAAATGTTATTTTTAAATACTTATTGATGAAAGAAGAACTGAGTCAAGATATAATTGAAGCTTGACAATGAAAAAAATAA
- a CDS encoding fructose-specific PTS transporter subunit EIIC encodes MDIIKKEYIFLDIEVNNQKEAFSFFAKKAAEFGIVNDEKSLIKGFEDREQESSTGFEEGFAIPHARIPEVKKAAVFFARFKKGIDWKSMDGNPTNVAIALIVPKGPSGDEHISILSNVATKLMDKKFKNIAKTSNNEQEIVEQLVEEQQPQKITNNNDDKKLNIVGITACVVGIAHTYMAEQKLLEMGQKLGHNIRVETQGSKGVGNKLTSKEIDEADVVILATDTAVDTSRFVGKKVYSVKVAEAIKDPAKIINQSMKLGSILVGNNKNNSFNTKNVNNEKNGVMQHILSGISYMIPVIIMGGICLAFSLGVAKAVWGPGASPDHDGLAKWGPLNILNIIGGAAFGLMIPVLAGFIANSVAGRSAIAPAMVSAWIANQAGTMNADGKIENLGNLMPWISGMDVVQTPLGFIGAIIAGLGVGYFVKWINTWRVPKALAPAMPIFFVPLVAGIGMSLIFIYIIGAPIGWVMQQVQDGIKKAYSGDIGFGVGIGLGFILGAMAGFDMGGPVNKIAFVTCSMLVTMKIYEPMGAMAAGIPVAPLGMGLTTIFFPRFFNKDEKGVGVAAIIMGSIGISEGAIPFAIRDPKRAIVCNVAGSAVASAIAGALMVTNSAAHGGPIVAILGAVPYGKETAYFFLAIFCGVVVNTLMYGLWLTKDAGAYGSIKEAHVAKINEYISDRNEKIDELKTQIKLAKQEKNTLKANSLKEQIYKEKHICKSLISEAKNAYKSTYKLESQLIKENKTNIKNEISKINFEYKQKIAEAKIELKKAQNKKDTSKIQEKENIINEIFEDKQSAIIKYNQQLRKDCREKYLSLIK; translated from the coding sequence ATGGATATTATAAAAAAAGAATACATTTTCTTAGATATAGAAGTTAACAATCAAAAAGAAGCGTTTAGTTTTTTTGCAAAAAAAGCTGCCGAATTTGGAATTGTTAATGATGAAAAATCTTTAATAAAAGGTTTTGAAGATAGAGAGCAGGAATCATCTACAGGTTTTGAGGAGGGTTTCGCAATCCCACACGCAAGAATTCCAGAAGTTAAAAAAGCCGCTGTTTTTTTTGCTAGATTCAAAAAAGGAATTGATTGAAAATCAATGGATGGTAATCCAACAAACGTCGCAATTGCACTTATAGTTCCTAAAGGTCCATCAGGAGATGAACATATTAGTATATTAAGCAATGTGGCAACAAAATTAATGGATAAAAAATTTAAAAATATTGCAAAAACAAGTAATAATGAGCAAGAAATTGTAGAGCAATTAGTTGAGGAACAACAACCACAAAAAATTACTAATAATAATGACGACAAGAAATTAAACATTGTTGGTATTACAGCATGTGTTGTAGGAATTGCTCACACTTATATGGCAGAACAAAAGTTATTAGAAATGGGGCAAAAATTAGGTCACAACATTAGAGTTGAAACACAAGGTTCTAAAGGTGTTGGAAATAAACTAACAAGCAAAGAAATCGATGAAGCTGATGTTGTTATTTTAGCAACAGACACAGCTGTTGATACATCTAGATTTGTTGGTAAAAAAGTTTACTCAGTTAAAGTTGCTGAAGCTATTAAGGATCCAGCTAAAATTATTAACCAGTCAATGAAACTAGGTTCTATATTAGTTGGAAATAACAAAAACAATTCATTTAATACAAAAAATGTAAATAATGAAAAAAATGGAGTTATGCAACACATTTTATCTGGTATCTCATATATGATTCCAGTTATCATCATGGGGGGTATTTGTCTTGCCTTTTCATTAGGGGTAGCAAAAGCTGTTTGAGGACCGGGTGCATCACCTGATCACGACGGTCTTGCAAAATGAGGTCCCTTAAATATTTTAAATATTATTGGAGGAGCCGCATTTGGATTAATGATTCCAGTTCTTGCTGGATTTATTGCAAATTCAGTTGCTGGTAGATCGGCCATAGCCCCTGCAATGGTTTCTGCCTGAATAGCAAACCAAGCAGGCACAATGAATGCTGATGGAAAAATTGAAAATCTAGGAAACTTAATGCCTTGAATTAGCGGTATGGACGTTGTTCAAACACCGCTAGGATTTATTGGAGCAATAATTGCTGGGCTTGGAGTTGGATATTTTGTAAAATGAATTAACACCTGAAGAGTACCAAAAGCATTAGCACCAGCAATGCCAATATTTTTTGTACCACTAGTTGCTGGTATAGGAATGTCATTAATATTTATTTATATAATTGGTGCGCCAATTGGATGAGTAATGCAACAAGTTCAAGACGGAATTAAAAAGGCTTATTCAGGAGATATTGGATTTGGTGTTGGTATTGGACTTGGATTTATATTAGGGGCAATGGCTGGATTTGATATGGGTGGACCCGTTAATAAAATCGCTTTTGTTACATGTTCAATGTTAGTAACAATGAAAATTTATGAACCAATGGGAGCAATGGCTGCAGGTATTCCTGTTGCACCATTAGGAATGGGACTAACAACAATATTCTTTCCAAGATTCTTTAACAAAGATGAAAAAGGTGTTGGAGTTGCGGCAATTATTATGGGATCAATCGGTATTTCAGAAGGAGCTATTCCTTTTGCTATAAGAGATCCTAAAAGAGCTATTGTTTGTAATGTTGCCGGTTCTGCTGTTGCATCTGCAATTGCAGGAGCATTAATGGTAACAAATAGTGCTGCTCATGGGGGACCAATTGTTGCAATATTAGGAGCAGTTCCTTATGGAAAAGAAACCGCATACTTTTTTCTAGCTATTTTCTGTGGGGTAGTAGTAAATACTTTAATGTATGGACTATGATTAACAAAAGATGCTGGAGCTTATGGTTCAATTAAAGAAGCTCATGTTGCTAAAATTAATGAATATATAAGCGACAGAAATGAAAAAATTGACGAATTAAAAACTCAAATTAAATTAGCAAAACAAGAAAAAAATACATTAAAAGCAAATTCACTAAAAGAACAAATTTACAAAGAGAAACACATTTGTAAATCACTAATTAGTGAAGCAAAAAATGCTTATAAATCAACTTATAAATTAGAATCACAATTAATTAAAGAAAATAAAACTAATATTAAAAATGAAATTTCTAAAATTAATTTTGAATATAAACAAAAAATTGCAGAAGCAAAAATTGAACTTAAAAAAGCACAAAATAAAAAAGATACTTCTAAAATTCAAGAAAAAGAAAATATTATTAATGAAATATTTGAAGATAAACAAAGTGCAATTATTAAATATAATCAACAACTAAGAAAAGATTGTCGTGAAAAATATTTAAGCTTAATTAAATAA